The Candidatus Cloacimonadota bacterium genome has a segment encoding these proteins:
- a CDS encoding choice-of-anchor Q domain-containing protein, translating to ITQNNSYIDSTIIDGNQNGSVVTFESGEDTTAVLCGFTIQNGTGTYYLQAQRGGGIFCKYADPNIKRCVIKNNTGASGAGLECYNASINLIGVTICYNHAFGAGGGILLRENSTANFNSSNRCNIYENYAGNGSDLYSLESPPLDIIVDTFTVMEPTIDFIAGYPSNIYTIDILHARIEPINKDLYVSPEGDNTNSGLTSAEPLKNISYALLKVASDSTNPNTIHLANGYYSPSLTSEKFNLNCRSYVSLIGEGEESTILDAEDLSSLIKCIFGDSYFSIENLTLQNGNSRIGGAMYISNNSNPIIKNVTIKDNLADMGTSIFCQYYCNPIFDNVKIKGDPSMLLDDEPISIYSNSNPVFINCIIEDNNINPEESGFGAISCVAQSNPILINTKIVNNNDFETSGIGVYNGFYDKGPILINCTICDNSNCSKGVINQTWRTNVTLINCILRNPAEDEIWFYYQGDPNTVTISYTNIEDSIYAINTNNNGTIKWLEGNIDEDPIFVDTLNNNYQLLQGSPCIDAGTPDTTGLNLPPYDLAGNPRIFNDTIDMGAYEWQGQGIDEPDTSFINKLYLFQNKPNPFSSSTTITFISADYERIKDYKLSIYNARGQLIKTYNGKRDNFWVKTDIVWDGTDEDGKKVPSGVYFYKLLYRNNAVTRKMILVR from the coding sequence TCAAAGGGGTGGGGGGATATTCTGTAAGTATGCTGATCCAAATATTAAAAGATGTGTTATTAAAAATAATACTGGAGCAAGTGGAGCAGGATTGGAGTGTTATAATGCCAGTATTAATCTAATTGGCGTAACAATTTGTTATAATCATGCTTTTGGTGCTGGTGGGGGCATTTTACTTAGAGAGAATTCAACCGCCAATTTTAACAGTTCAAACCGTTGCAATATTTATGAAAATTATGCAGGTAATGGGAGTGATTTGTATTCTTTGGAATCTCCACCATTGGATATAATTGTTGATACATTTACTGTAATGGAGCCTACAATTGACTTTATTGCTGGTTATCCAAGTAATATTTATACAATAGATATTCTTCATGCCAGAATTGAACCAATTAATAAGGACTTGTATGTCAGCCCAGAAGGTGATAATACAAACAGTGGATTAACTTCTGCGGAACCACTGAAAAACATCTCCTATGCCTTATTAAAAGTTGCCTCGGACAGTACTAATCCCAATACAATTCATTTAGCAAATGGGTATTATTCCCCTTCATTGACCAGCGAAAAGTTTAATTTGAATTGCCGCAGTTATGTATCTTTAATCGGAGAGGGTGAAGAAAGTACCATTTTAGATGCTGAAGATTTATCATCACTTATAAAATGTATTTTTGGTGATAGTTATTTTTCAATAGAAAATCTAACTTTACAAAATGGTAATTCGCGAATTGGTGGTGCAATGTATATTAGCAATAACTCCAATCCAATAATAAAAAATGTTACTATTAAGGATAACCTTGCTGATATGGGAACAAGTATTTTTTGTCAATATTACTGCAATCCAATATTTGACAATGTAAAAATAAAAGGAGATCCTTCTATGCTTTTAGATGACGAACCAATTTCAATATATTCTAACAGTAACCCTGTGTTTATTAATTGTATAATAGAAGATAATAACATTAATCCTGAAGAGAGTGGATTCGGAGCAATCAGCTGTGTGGCACAATCCAATCCTATATTGATTAACACAAAAATAGTTAATAATAATGATTTTGAAACCAGTGGGATTGGTGTATATAACGGATTTTATGATAAAGGACCAATCTTAATAAATTGCACAATATGTGACAATTCAAATTGTTCAAAAGGGGTAATAAATCAAACATGGCGCACAAATGTAACTCTCATCAATTGTATTTTACGGAATCCTGCGGAAGATGAAATCTGGTTTTACTATCAGGGTGACCCCAATACAGTTACTATCTCATACACAAATATTGAAGATAGTATATATGCAATAAATACCAACAACAATGGCACAATAAAATGGTTAGAAGGCAACATAGATGAAGATCCGATATTTGTAGATACACTCAATAATAACTATCAATTACTTCAAGGTTCTCCCTGCATAGATGCTGGCACTCCTGATACTACTGGTCTAAACTTACCACCTTATGATTTAGCAGGTAATCCGAGAATATTCAATGATACAATAGATATGGGAGCTTATGAATGGCAAGGACAAGGAATAGATGAACCTGATACATCATTTATAAACAAATTATATCTTTTTCAGAATAAGCCTAACCCGTTTAGTTCATCTACCACTATAACATTTATTTCTGCAGACTATGAAAGAATAAAGGATTACAAATTATCAATCTACAATGCAAGGGGACAACTTATCAAAACATACAACGGTAAAAGAGATAACTTCTGGGTTAAGACAGATATAGTGTGGGATGGAACGGATGAGGATGGGAAGAAAGTGCCGAGTGGGGTGTATTTTTATAAGCTTCTATATAGGAACAATGCGGTAACAAGGAAAATGATTTTGGTGAGATAA